GACTCTTGCTGCTTCAATTATCCTGGAGGATCGCTCCTCTTGACTCAATTCTGGGACACCAATCCGGCCACTGGTCCTTCAGATTCCTGGACTGTTCATGGTCTTTGGTATGCCCGAGCAGAGGGAAATAATAAAAAATATGGCCACTAACAATCAACGCAGGCCGGACAACTGCGACCGCACCTACGAGCAGTTCTGCGATTCTTCTCGCGAGTATTCGAACATCACAGAGATCCTCCAGGCGCAGGGCAGGACCGAGCTGCTGTCCTACATGCAAACCTACTGGAAGGACTACCAAGGTGATGACGAGAGCTTCTGGGAGCACGAGTGGAACAAGCATGGTTCGTTTGTGCCGATCTGGCAATCCCGACCAGGCACTAATGATGATATAGGCACTTGCATCAACACCATCGAGCCTAGCTGCTACACCGACTACAAGCCCCAGGAAGAAGTCGGTGATTATTTCCAGAAGGCTGTTGATCTTTTCAAGGGCCTCGATACGTACAAGGTATGCATTAGACATGGATTATTGATCATTCTGCGGCTAACGGGCCAGGCTCTTGCCGCTGCCGGCATCACTCCCAGTTCGTCCAAGACATATAAATTGAGCGACATCCTGTCTGCTCTGTCTGCAATCACCGGCCATGAACCTTCGGTCGGCTGCAGTAACGGCGAGCTGAACGAAGCTTGGTACTTTTTCAATATCAAAGGCAATCTCATCAATGGCAAATACGTTCCTATTGATCCGCGTATGTTGTCTGTTTATCCTCAGCCCCATAGACAACAGCTAACCTCAAATAACTAGTCTCATCTTCAACCTGCCCCTCCTCTGGCATTAAATACAAGCCCAAGCCTGTCAGCGGCGGCCATAATGCTACACGTCCATCTTGAAAGTCTGGGGAAAAAGAGGGAACGCACGTCATTCGCTATGACTGAGCGTTCTGTTAAATGGAGAGGAATTGTGCAGGTGTATGAAGTCAACAGTCCTTAAGGATCTCCCAACAGCAGAAATAGCCGAGTGA
The DNA window shown above is from Aspergillus fumigatus Af293 chromosome 1, whole genome shotgun sequence and carries:
- a CDS encoding T2 family ribonuclease → MPATHFPSMGKLALGAMHLASGFHNHNLQSCPGDIPVSCSNTTAVPDSCCFNYPGGSLLLTQFWDTNPATGPSDSWTVHGLWPDNCDRTYEQFCDSSREYSNITEILQAQGRTELLSYMQTYWKDYQGDDESFWEHEWNKHGTCINTIEPSCYTDYKPQEEVGDYFQKAVDLFKGLDTYKALAAAGITPSSSKTYKLSDILSALSAITGHEPSVGCSNGELNEAWYFFNIKGNLINGKYVPIDPRMLSVYPQPHRQQLTSNN